Proteins from one Nicotiana tabacum cultivar K326 chromosome 23, ASM71507v2, whole genome shotgun sequence genomic window:
- the LOC107820023 gene encoding protein phosphatase 2C 50-like, which translates to MKEMCLAVAPLPFRLGNNLIFHNPPSIGSSSHMDVTRLNSMGDTTTSSYAESAEKDLSDTVSSSRSEGVPLLHMISENESNNWIAGDAVVRESEDDEILSLDGDQMSCSLSVVSDSSSLCGDDFIGFEVASDIYGQNFVDAEKSICSVELIAKPGDLVESGVEDDNASKPFAVKLEEEQITDGSSSKSSQVVVQLPLSKGLSAAVSRSVFEVDYIPLWGFTSVCGRRPEMEDALATVPRFLRIPLQMLVGDRVPDGMSRCLSHLTAHFFGVYDGHGGSQVANYCRDRVHAVLAEELETFMANLNDESIRQNCQDQWKKAFTNCFLKVDDEVGGTGNHEAVAAETVGSTAVVAIVCSSHIIVANCGDSRAVLCRGKEPMALSVDHKPNREDEYARIEAAGGKVIQWNGHRVFGVLAMSRSIGDRYLKPWIIPDPEVMFIPRTKDDECLILASDGLWDVMSNEEACDLARKRILLWHKKNGITLPLERGQGIDPAAQAAAECLSNRAIQKGSKDNITVIVVDLKAQRKFKSKT; encoded by the exons ATGAAGGAGATGTGTTTGGCGGTTGCTCCTCTGCCATTTAGATTAGGTAATAATTTGATCTTTCACAACCCCCCAAGTATAGGAAGTAGTAGTCATATGGATGTCACTAGGCTAAATTCAATGGGTGACACTACTACAAGTTCGTATGCAGAATCTGCAGAGAAAGACCTTAGTGATACTGTATCATCAAGCAGGAGCGAGGGTGTTCCGTTGCTCCATATGATATCTGAAAATGAAAGCAACAACTGGATTGCTGGTGATGCTGTTGTTAGGGAAAGCGAGGATGATGAGATCTTATCGTTGGACGGTGATCAAATGTCTTGTTCCCTGTCTGTGGTGAGTGATTCCAGTAGTTTATGTGGTGATGATTTTATAGGTTTTGAGGTAGCTTCTGACATATATGGTCAGAATTTTGTGGATGCTGAGAAAAGCATTTGTAGTGTTGAACTTATAGCTAAGCCCGGAGATCTGGTAGAGTCAGGTGTTGAGGATGATAATGCGAGTAAGCCCTTTGCCGTCAAACTTGAGGAGGAGCAGATTACGGATGGCTCCAGCTCAAAATCATCTCAAGTTGTTGTTCAGCTACCCTTAAGTAAAGGGTTAAGTGCAGCAGTTAGTCGCAGTGTTTTTGAAGTGGACTATATACCCTTATGGGGATTTACATCTGTGTGTGGAAGGAGACCAGAAATGGAAGATGCACTTGCAACTGTTCCTAGGTTCTTGAGAATTCCTCTACAGATGCTAGTTGGCGATCGTGTCCCTGATGGAATGAGTAGATGCTTAAGTCATTTGACGGCTCATTTCTTTGGAGTTTATGATGGTCATGGTGGCTCTCag GTGGCGAATTACTGCCGAGATAGAGTTCATGCTGTATTGGCTGAGGAGTTGGAAACCTTTATGGCGAATCTCAATGATGAGAGTATTAGGCAAAATTGCCAGGACCAGTGGAAAAAGGCATTTACCAACTGTTTTCTCAAGGTTGATGATGAGGTTGGAGGGACGGGAAATCATGAGGCTGTTGCCGCAGAAACTGTAGGCTCCACGGCTGTTGTTGCCATTGTTTGTTCGTCGCACATAATAGTAGCAAACTGTGGTGATTCAAGGGCTGTTCTGTGCCGTGGGAAGGAACCCATGGCATTGTCGGTTGATCACAAA CCGAACCGAGAAGatgaatatgcaaggattgaagCAGCTGGAGGGAAGGTTATACAGTGGAATGGGCATCGTGTTTTTGGCGTTCTTGCAATGTCTAGGTCTATTG GAGATAGGTACTTGAAGCCCTGGATAATTCCTGATCCAGAAGTAATGTTCATACCTCGAACCAAGGACGACGAATGCCTTATTCTTGCAAGTGATGGTTTATGGGATGTTATGTCAAATGAAGAGGCATGTGATTTGGCTCGTAAGCGCATACTCCTGTGGCATAAAAAGAATGGTATAACACTTCCCTTGGAAAGGGGCCAAGGAATTGATCCAGCAGCACAGGCAGCAGCGGAATGCTTGTCAAATCGAGCTATTCAAAAGGGCAGCAAAGACAACATAACGGTGATTGTTGTGGACTTGAAAGCCCAAAGAAAGTTTAAGAGCAAAACCTAA